The DNA window AGTGCCTGTCAATTAACCTACCAGTGAGGCCTATTAGGCTCCGATAGGGCCCAAATTTGTGGAGCCACCTCCTATAGTGATTTTAAACGCGTTGAGATCATCGTACTTCGTTGGATATGGTCCTAAAGTAGGGATATATTAAACTCAActtttttatgataggttttactCAAAACTCGCGTCACCGCACGTCGGATCTctctcgtaccaagggtgaatAGTATACATATCTAGGTAAGTGAGGAGAGGaaattgactttatttttggagtgtttttgtatcattctattattgttatggattagccatgtcatcatttttattACTGTGTATAAACTAGCCATCCACGAAtgtcatttgcatgcattgtcttgtgcattatgaaacTCGTTTATGATTTGTTACATTATaactttgattattaaatgCTTAATTCTTACTATGAATTATGAGATGGACGATTtcaattattaaatatgatgcattgctagattagatgccgtagtcgacttgaaaatgaatgcattggtggccgtggaatgggacacggtggcactatgcaatcgtactattttaTATATAAGTATGCGATTAGGAATGACATTTTCCTATGCTATGACCTTCgcagtaggggtttaggtgttgggtatatcactgggggaagcTTGAGGctgtgtaccaacggtggcgATTAGAAGTATGCCCAACTGATcactaggacagtcgacaacttCGGTGATATAAtcaaagggccaatcgtactgcattTACTTTATTGTAGGGAAAGGctcaatttactttaatgtcactaaGGAACAGGAATTTACTTATTTGGGTATCCACTACTGGCTTTTTTCAAcaatcctatgggcgtattgcgggatggGGTTCGTGACCCATACcaagggcatacgcgcactgtgattgtgagtagcacataacctatgacttagaaatgTTGCTTAGATAATTTAGGATAGTAAAAATGGACTTTGCATGTATATAAGTTCATTTGTATTACGAATGCTTGCTTAGTCTTtgttttcacttactgggctagtgagctcatcccatatGCACACAATTTTTAGATAATCTTGTAGTTTATCTGGCTGAGGAGCTACTATAAAATTTCCAGCggaggactagtgggtccctgaagatctcgGGTACAGTGCTAAGTGACAGTGTGAGATATGTGTTACAGGACGTCAACAGTGATACCCGTCctgggattcttttttattctttgttatattaccccttttgtgctttggatatttaaattgtatttcttgtatatatatcacgcctacagAGCCACATATAAATATACTAAGTggcacaatttgggtatcaagagtattgggctATTTACATGTATCTATATACAAGAATTCTACTGAAATatagattttactttctttagttgtgtgtatgctgtgttgtggttactgcatcaaatgatcctggcaggttttgggttaacaggagtaaACTCGATCACCGGTCCCGTtttgtgagaacggggtgtgacaaagcCTACACTAAGATTTGGGATCTTGGTGGTCCTTGATAATAAAGACAATTCCCGGGAGAGAGAATGATATGAGCCTAGATAAATTAGCTACATGGTTGAGAGGTTTACATGGTACAAGTTCCTTATGTGGCTAAATGGGCACTTTATGGTTTATTATTTAAAAGTTGTGAAGTTAGTGGTCAATTATATGTAGTTTATTAGTAGTGGAAATTATTTAATTAGTAATTAAAAATTGTGGGAGGAGTTATAAGAGTGGGAAGTAGGTAATTGTGATAAACACAATTATACGTGTATTTATTTGATGAATATGAAGCAAGGAGATTTGGAAAAATCGGTTCCTACATTTTTGCTCTTGAGAGAAAGGAGGTCAGGCTTCTTCCGTAAAAGCCAAGAGGCTGGTTGCCTCCTAATTAACCAAACCTcattattttccctatttttctcTCCCTATCTCCACCCCtaatctctctttattttttttatctgtgCCTGTATCAAGGTTACTGTTCTTGAAGATAAGATTCGTCTTTGTAttgtttgggtttttttttttttttttttttttttttttttttgtaatagaCATTCTATGTTACACATGTTGGAATTAAAGCCAAGTTCAGGTGTATGCATTTGGCTCTATTAGAAATAGAGAAAATCCTATTTCGATTTGTAATAATTAGGGGTTTTGATGCTTCACGGTTTTTTATTTGCGGAAAGGATAACTCGTCTATGTCCTGCACACACATGCTTTTGACTCTCTCTTAGATTTGGGAAATTATAGATGGAAATGAACTGGAAAGGAAGAGCGACAAAAACTAGGAGATCGATTCTCCTCACTGTTGTTTGTGATTCAACCAAGCTAAAGAAACCTTAATAACTAGTTAATATGATTTCTAATACAATACGGTACAAGAGGAAGAAGTATGAGAAGGATCATCtctcccaaatcaactctaacaTGTAAAACCTTAGAGCTGAATATGCACTAATTTCTGATACGATATTGTAAAGGAATTGAGATCAATGATGGTTGACATGGGAATCCCTTCACACACAATAATGCATTTAAAGGGTAAGCTGGTCATTTTAACTTCACAAGTTTCAGTTGAATAACTCATAGggataaaatgatattttcatttaaTCATTAACAACAAACTAACGCCGTCATGTTTCATGGAGCTTCAagtaaacttttcaaacttttggggTGTCAAGCAATCAGGCCATTGTACAAGGGTTGTCCAAGTAATTAAccctaaaagaaaagaaagaaaaaactaatctaaaaaagaaaagaaaggaaaaagaagagaaaaaaaaaaccattgtttGGTAACAAAAGGatagaatagaaaaaataataaaaaaatataaaaaacaacaTATTAGGGAGAGACAAAGAGGTGAATGACAGGTTTTGCAGGCCCATTGTGTTTGAACATAGGAATCACGTTGccttttaagcttctttttctcaataatAAAATAGGGAGATGTAATTGTTGCGAGGGCTTAGATGTaaatagttcttttttttttctaaagataagaaaagaaaagatgtaAATAGTTtagttttaatatttaattttaattttcttttctttaccctccCAACCAAATGGCatgaaatcaaattttttttttaattgtgtttctttccttttcttttcttctcttggctacacCACTGCCGGCCCTTGCCACTACCTATCACTACTCACCATTTTATATTACTATCTCTGCCTACCACTGCTGCTTGTCGATTAAAGCAATATGAGTCAAGATTTGTCTCTAGATGAAGGTGAAACCCAATCGGGAAAGAAAGACAGTAAAGGCAAATGCAAGCTCTAGATTTTTTCCATGCTCATCAGGAGAGGCTCCATCCAATTAATCAACATAAAACCCTGACACTCACCTAAAATCTGAAGACTTGGGAACTCATAAATCAAGCGAAGGAATAGAGATTCATTGGGGAGATgttaagaaaaggaagaatatcACGTCGACTGTCTacacaattaaaaaatagagaaattaaaagaagGACTCAAGTGGAGATACCTAATTCCAATATAATTTGAACTCCAGTTTCGAATACGGTGACACTAAAAGGAATTCTCAATGGCGGCGAAAGTGTAGTTATCAGTATTGAACATAGCAAAGGAATGGGATTTCATAGAGAACACTGATCGGTATTCCCAGTTTTGATTTCAGAGACATTATCTGTTTTGCAGGTAGAGACCAAAGGGAATCCCATCCTCAGGGAGAGAGGTTGTGGGTTAGAATTTGGCAATTACAAAATGTCATTTCTTGGGTATCCTCTTGGCTAGTGAGACAGTCCCTCTCTAGGGGCATTGCTCCATCGTCCACTCCGACCCTCTATAAGGGTATCAGCTAGTAGGGTTTTTGGTATTCAATACAGTTTTTGTATGGTACAATATACCAAAAGTAGATACCAAAATTGTATTGTACTGAGAAAATTCGGTATGGTATGGTTTAAGTCTAGTATGCTTCTCATATGGTTTATATTTTAGACCATTGTCATTTGGTACGAATATGGTTATGGTAGAATACttttaccatatatatatattgtgtttTATGTATATATAGTCAGTAATTTAGTGTTTCAGTATAGTATTTGATAGAATTTCAATATTTCAATACAAAATTTGGTACGATTTCTGTATTCAGTACATCGAACGCTTTTGTCTTCAATACCAATATTGTGTTGTATTAATTAAAAAAGCTACCAAAATCATATCGAATCTCCTTTGGTATAGTTTCAATATCGATACCGAATTGACACCTTTAGCCTTCTTCCCTATATTTTatatactttttcaaaagtCCCTACTTAATCACATCTGGGTATTGTTTTATAGGACTTTAGAAACGTGCCCAGCGGATGTGCTAATCCTTGCTTGTTCTGGCCCGCTAGCTAGCCGTTGTATAtggtaaaatatataaaatacgAAAAGTTAGAATATTATATGTGAATAATACCGTAAAATACGATTAACTTACATATAAGGAACTCaaacatggtttgaggaatcggctTGGTGGGAACggtgtaatttatttatttattattttataagtAACGGAATGGTGTGACCGACACCGTATTGGTGGATCGGCACGGATGTGAtgaagggtaaaacagtaaaaaaagtGGACTTGCCACATTTTCTCAAACCTTGAACTCAAACCCCCCAGGCCTGCAAATCCCTTATCCTAAAACTGGTACTTGCGCCTTCTTCTCCAAGTTCGAAGTTGGACCATAGTCTCTTGCCCCCTTCTTCTCCGTCTCCTTTTCTGGCGACCGGCGACTGAGGGGGATAGTCCTAACAATGTCCTAACAATCAGTACCCCTCTTGCGCCCTTCCTCTTCCCATCGGTTGCTGAAAACTCCATCGAATGCGGTTGCTGAGGCGGGAAGGCGACTTACTGCTCCTTTTCTCCGGCGAGTCACCATCTGAGGCGAGTTGAGCCCCTGCCCCGGTGTCCCTTCTTCTCCGTCTCCATTCGGTCAGCGAGTTTATCTCTTCTCTGTAAGTTTATCTCTTCTCTGTAAGTTTTTCTCAGAGTAAAGTGGATGCAGCTCTCTCTCATCTCTGTAAATTTTTGTCCCATCTTTgttgaacaaagaaatcaagttGGATTGGACTCAGCCATGAGTAATGCATCCCAAAGCCCCTGAGAAACTGGATTTTTTTgtgttgttttgttttgttttgtttttttttttaaatacggCACGGTATTGGTATTTAAAACAAAAGCGTTCGATGTAATGAATACAGAAATCGTACCAAATTTTGTATTGAAATACTGAAATCCTATCAAATACTATACCGAAACACTAAATTACTGACTATATATacataaaacacaaaaaaaatggtaaaagtaTTCTATCGAAACCATATTCGAAATATAAACCATATCAGAAGCATACCAAACCTAAACCATACCATACCGAATTTTCTCAGTACAATACAATTTTGGTATCTACTCTTGGTATACTGTACCATACCAAAACTGTATTAAATACCAAGTACCGTACTAGTTGAACCCTTATAGAGGGTCGGAGTGGACTGTGGAGCAATGCCCATAGAGAGGGACTGTCTCACCAACCAAGAGCAATGCTCTTTCCTTTCCAGTTCATTTCTATCTATAATTTCCCAAATCTAAGAGAGAGTCGAAAGCATGTGTGTGCAGGACACAGACGAATTGTCCTTTATGTAAATAAAAAACCATGAAGCGTTTAAATCCCTAATTATTACAAATCAAAATAGGATTTTCTCTATTTCTAATAGGGCCACATGCACACACCTGAACTTGGCTTTAATTCCAACAtgtgtaaaatagaaaatctattaccaaaaaaaaaaaaaaaaaaaaaaaaaaatgcaagccAAACAATAGAGAGACTGATCTTATCTTCAAGAACAGTAACCTTGAAACAAGcacagagaaaaaaagaataaaaaaaataaagatgggTGGAcatagggagagaaaatagggaaaataatgGGGTTTGGCTAATTAGGAGGCAACCAACCTCTTGGCTTTTACGTAAGAAGCATGACCTCCTTTCTCTCAAGAGAGAAAATGTAGGAAGCGATTTATCCAAATCTGCTTTCTAACTTCATATTCATCAAATAAATACACGTATAATTGTGTTTATCACAATTACATACTTCCCACTCCTATAACTCCTCCcataatttttaattattaattaaataattcccACTACTAATAAACTACATATAATCGACTGCAACTTCGCAACttttaaataataaatcatAAAGTGCCCATTTAGCCACGTAAGGAACTTGTTCTATGTAAACCTCTCAACCATGTAGCTAATTTATCTAGGCACATATCATTCCCTCTCCGTGGAATTTTCCTTGTTCTCAAGGACCACCAAGATCCCAAATCTTGGTGTAGGTTTCTTCAGGCATAAAAAATAGGGAAGTTGAATCTCACAAGCTTGGCAAGAACCTGACAAATTCGAAGACCTTCAGATCATAGCTCCAATTAAGCAATATGTTTGAGCATTTCAGGTCTCCATTGTCACTATTGAAGCGAAGAACATCAAACTTTGGTATGAAGAACTATTGTGATTCGCTCTGCTTGATATTCTTTATGTTCTCGGATCGTACAACATGAATTGGGATTGTAGCCATAGAGTTATCACCTTTTTCTTGCCCAGTTTGGGATAAACAAGATTGATCTTCTTGAATAGCTCGTTGATCCTCTCTATGATTTGGTGCTGCCTAATGATGACTTGTTGTTGCACGATGATGAGAGAACCCACAACATATTCAAGCTTCTCCACCCATCGATCCAtgctggctctgataccagatgatATGGACACAtgtaaagagaataaaaaaaaaaggtaagaggGAAATTAGGGGTGGAGATATGgatagaaaatagggaaaatgatGGGGTTTGGCTAATTAGGAGGTAGCTGGCCTGTTGGCTTTACTGAGGAAGCTTGATCTCCTTTCTCTCAAGAGATAAAATGTAGGAATCGATCAGCTTTACTCCGCCTAAGTGCGCTAACGCGTGCGCACCGATTTATCAAAGTTTGCTTTCTTACTTTATATTCGCCATATAAATACACATACAATTGTGGTTATCACTTATCATACCTACCCACTTCCCAGTTCCTAGTTCCCAGTTCCCAGTTCCCAGTTCCTAGTTCCCACTCCTATAACTCCTCCCATATTttttaataactaaataaatactTCTCACTACTATTATAACCGACAATTTCACAACTTAAATAATAAACCATAAAGTACCCATTTAGCCACGTATGCAACTTGTTCCATGTAAACCTCTCAACCATGTAGCTAGTTTGTCTATGCACTTATCAAACCCTAGTAAACAAATTAACAAAACCTTCAAACAGAGATCAGTAACCTCCAGACTCATTAAATCCCTTCAATTccgaactaaaaaaaaaaaaatctgatcttttaaaataaaaacccaacaCTTCAAATTACAAATTCACTCTTGTTGAACTAAAATTACAAATACACTTGTTGAACTACAAAAACCCTGAAACCCACCTTCCTATAAATCCAGAATACTGCAATCACTCTTTAAAGAGGCGATCATAGTAGCTTAGCAAAGAATCTCGGCCTCTATTTTTCAGACGTCATCCATTCCTTCTAGCCTTGCTTGTTGTATTCCCGGGAAGTGGCGATTAGTGTAGGAATAATTGTATGCGGAATATTTCATCGTTGGATTGCCTCAGGTAGCTCGAGAGTTGCAGGTCTTGGTTACACCTGAGAGTTGGATTGAACTTGCCTTAAAGGGTCAATTTGCTACCCTTAAAGGGTAATTTGGGCATTTAGGAGTTTCCCAATCGATGACATCATCATTAAACTGTGACTGGTTAACAAACATAGGTTGATGCAGATCTAAAGGTCTACTCAAGGGGGAATAAGAGGGACGACCCTAGTGGCTGATTGGGTCGACCAAGGCTGTTTCTATggcccacgatttgggctagTGATGGggaatattagtttctaatattAGTcataattagtttctattttcagttagtttctaatttcattagatTACAATTTCCCAGTTTTAGTAATTACATGTTGGTAGTTTATTCAGTCAATATTTAGAAGCTTagagtttctattatttgtaaTCTTCCCCATcattaatataaataaagagaagtgcAGCAACATAGCCCCactatttgaattttaagaaaaaaactcTTGTGCTGCTGCCGCTAGATTCTCCATGGTTGttccttgtgtctgatcaaggaAGAAGGACTTGGTGTGTGATTCGagtgactccttgcggcgtgacgTCCAAGTGGTCTTTTTAAAgctctattattttctttatattcttctttattctcaaGATCTTACACTGCTGCAACACAGGTTTTTATTCTGCAACTTTTCTGCCCAGTAAATTCTGAAATAGGACTTGTCTGCCTTTTCTGCTGGAGCTAGTTCCGGACATCGATTAATATCCAAACTAAGGTCGATTGTTCCCCTATATTCCCTCATGGATCGACCCAAAGTAGGTCTGATTCTAAGTTGCTGTTAcagagatattcaaaatctccagaattttgtcctgtagtgaaTCTGCCAGAATAGAACCAGATTCGACTGCTGATCTGTCTAATTCTGCCCTACTATTTTCCTGCTGTTGTTTGAGATTGCTGCCTCTTGTTATTACTGCTGGGTTCTAGTTTGTTGATCTGCTGAATTCTGGGTTAGATATTATTGATTACTGTGTTCGATAGCTGttatttcctctttcttttctgcGGTCTGATTTTGCTTGCTGGTATATCAATCTGCTGTGGATTATTGTGACGattatttggttgttctttggtttacaagttcctgcagttttgggtctagtttgcttgtcaaatctagtcctacattataGGTTGATTGTAAAATCTTAAAATACAAGAGTGGTTCAAATAAACTTTTTAAACTTTTGGGATGTCAAATATTCTGGCCATAGTAGAGGGGTGTCCAAGCAATTAACCTTTACTTTATTATCTATCATATACAGCGTTAATGAAAAGTAATCATAAAATGACTTGTTTTCACCAAAAAACAaggacaatttttttcttttggtaaaaaaatgaagaaaatgaaatttaggTTAGAAGTTACAACTTTTAATGTATTTTAACTTTTAATgtattttgttctttttgtttattattcTCATTGCCCGTTTCTACAGGAATCTTACAACACCATGGACGACTTTTGCACCCCGCATtcttatttttggtagaattttgCACCTTGCCTTCACAGAATAACAATGTTGCCCACCTCTATAAGCAGTTATCCACCAGGCTGATGGTTGCCCTGCTTGTCTTCAACGCCATTGAAAGCCCAGTGATCAGTCCAAACGTGTAGTTCCCCCCAAGAGACAGCCTCGCAAAAGGTATGCCCCCTCACTCAGCAACCCAACCTTCAGGGCACACTGAGATGGTATAGTCCCCGTAAACTTGTTCCAGTGATATCATCCTTGCGACCGGATTTCACTTGCTCGAATCACCAGGTTTTGAAGAGGGCGAGTTGAGTTAAAGACCTGGTTTTCCAACGAGAAGTGAAGGAAGTGGGGAGCTTCCTTTATATACGGTGTCGTAGAAGTGATTAGCAAATAGATGATTGGTCATTTCAGAACCTTGGAGAACAAAATTATTTCATCATTGATTTTGTCAAAGAATTTGTTTTCAAACATTTCTCAGAAAATCTCCCAGGACTCAGAAACTCTTCCATACTTTTATAGCAGCCTCATAGACCACTATCTGCAACTGAAATCCCTGCTTCTCGCCAAAGTCATCCATGCCCAATTGATTAAAATTGGCTTCAATAGACATACTTTTCTGGGTAATCGCTTTCTGGATCTCTACTCCAAGCTGGGCACTCTTAATGATGCTCTGCAAGTATTTGACGACATTCCCAACAAGAATTCTTTCACATGGAACATTTTGCTGATGGCCTTCGTCAAATTTGGGCATCTCGATAATGCAAAAAATGTGTTTTATAATATGCCCAATAGAGATGTTGTCAGCTGGAATTCAATGATTTCGGGTTATGCTTCCAAAGGTCTTGTGGAAAGTGTACTGGGCGTTTTCTCAGAAATGCAAAGAGGAGTTGTGGAACCAACTCCATTCACATTCTCTATTGTGATGTCTTGTGTATGGTCTTCTCAGCATGCTAAGGAAATCCATGGGAACATCATTCGGAGTGGCTTGTGTTTGTCGAATATAGTGCTCGGTAATACTTTGATTAATATGTATGGGAGGCTTGGTCTAGTTGAACATGCTTTTAGTGTGTTTCTTATGATGGAGGAATTAGATGTTATTTCTTGGAATTCTTTGATTTTGGGGTGTGATAAGTCTGGCTTTGGAGACTTAGCATTGGATCAGTTCTGTTTGATGCTTTCGAATGGGTATTCACCTGATCATTTCACAATGTCAATGGTGATATCCATTTGTTCTAACTTGGGTTGTTTGGTGAAGGGTAAGCAAGTTTTTGCACTGTGTATCAAGATGGGGTTTCTTTCTAATTCTATAGTTTTAAGTGCCACTATTGACTTGTTTTCCAAATGCAACAAGGTGGATGATTCAGTTCGGCTCTTTACTGAGGTGCATAGATGGAACTCAACAGTTTGCAATACGATGATTTCCAGTTATGCAAGACATGGGCTTGCTGAGGAAGCTCTTCAGCTGTTTGTGCTGACCTTGAGAGAGGACGTCAGGCCAACAGAGTTCACGCTCAGTGCTATTCTAAGCTCtgcttcattcttttttctagcAGAACTGGGAACTCAAATTCATGCTTTGGTTCTTAAAATTGGGTTGGAGTTTGACACAATTGTCGCTTGTTCACTTATGGACATGTATGCCAAATCGGGACTAGTTGACTCTGgcatgaaaatatttttgaatatggGTATTAGAGACTTGGTGTCTTGGAATACTATGTTAATGGGTTTTGCTCAAAATGGACGTGGAGTTGAAGCCCTAACTCTTTTTGAGGAACTAATAATGAGTGGCCTATCACCAGACCGAATAACTTTAGCCGGGATTCTATTGGCTTGCAGCAATGGGGGATTTTGTGATGAAGGGATGCGTATTTTTTCGTCTATGTTGGACAAGTATAGAGTTATTCCCCTGGTTGAGCATTATGCTTGTATGGTAGAGATGATGTGTCGGGCAGGTAAACTCACAAAGGCAATGGAGATGATAGAAACAATGCCTCATGAGCCTAGTGCTTTAGTTTGGGGATTACTTCTACGTGCTTGTGGGATTCATGGAGACATAACAGTCATGGAAAGAGTTGCAGAAAGGATGCTGGAGTTAGAACTTCAGTCCTCTCTACCTTACTTGGTTTTGGCTCGGATATATGGAATTAAGGGCAGATGGGAGAGTGTAGCTCGAGTGAGGAAAGCCATGAAAGATAGAGGTGTTAAGAAGGCGAGGGGATGTAGTTGGATTGAAATTAAGAACCGTGTATTTGTTTGCAATGCAAACCATATGCTGCATTGTGAAAGTAAACACATTCATGCAATACTGGCATTAATGTTCCAAGATATAAGCATTGAGGGGTGTGTCCATCGAGAACATGATGAAGTGACTAAGGATGGATGGGAAGAGTAAACCACTGAAGTCTACCGGACATACATGATTATCAGTACTCCATCTACGATTTACTTTCTAATGCAAGATAACTGGTACACTAGGGTGAAAACTTATGTGTCATTATGTTGTGGTAGATCCAAGCTTGACAAGTTACTTTTGGCTCAATCCATTGCTATGTGGACGTTCACAGTATTTTCATTAGCTGCATTGCGGTGGACTTCATGAGTTTTACTTTGGTTCAAACAAACCTAATTTACCTGGTTCGATAATTCTAGAGGAGGTGTTGAAATTCGAACCAACTATTGgctcttttatttttgatttggG is part of the Macadamia integrifolia cultivar HAES 741 chromosome 9, SCU_Mint_v3, whole genome shotgun sequence genome and encodes:
- the LOC122088452 gene encoding pentatricopeptide repeat-containing protein At1g43980, mitochondrial isoform X1; translated protein: MIGHFRTLENKIISSLILSKNLFSNISQKISQDSETLPYFYSSLIDHYLQLKSLLLAKVIHAQLIKIGFNRHTFLGNRFLDLYSKLGTLNDALQVFDDIPNKNSFTWNILLMAFVKFGHLDNAKNVFYNMPNRDVVSWNSMISGYASKGLVESVLGVFSEMQRGVVEPTPFTFSIVMSCVWSSQHAKEIHGNIIRSGLCLSNIVLGNTLINMYGRLGLVEHAFSVFLMMEELDVISWNSLILGCDKSGFGDLALDQFCLMLSNGYSPDHFTMSMVISICSNLGCLVKGKQVFALCIKMGFLSNSIVLSATIDLFSKCNKVDDSVRLFTEVHRWNSTVCNTMISSYARHGLAEEALQLFVLTLREDVRPTEFTLSAILSSASFFFLAELGTQIHALVLKIGLEFDTIVACSLMDMYAKSGLVDSGMKIFLNMGIRDLVSWNTMLMGFAQNGRGVEALTLFEELIMSGLSPDRITLAGILLACSNGGFCDEGMRIFSSMLDKYRVIPLVEHYACMVEMMCRAGKLTKAMEMIETMPHEPSALVWGLLLRACGIHGDITVMERVAERMLELELQSSLPYLVLARIYGIKGRWESVARVRKAMKDRGVKKARGCSWIEIKNRVFVCNANHMLHCESKHIHAILALMFQDISIEGCVHREHDEVTKDGWEE